In Synechococcus sp. CB0101, a genomic segment contains:
- the msrB gene encoding peptide-methionine (R)-S-oxide reductase MsrB produces the protein MASASPADHEQWRDQLSPEQFQVARLGGTERAFTGIYWDNKAKGMYRCVCCGSELFSSDTKYDSGSGWPSFWEGVNPEAITTLEDRSHGMVRTEIKCAKCDAHLGHVFNDGPNPTGLRYCVNSASLNFEPK, from the coding sequence ATGGCTTCCGCATCCCCCGCTGATCACGAGCAGTGGCGCGATCAGCTCAGCCCTGAGCAGTTCCAGGTGGCGCGCTTGGGGGGCACTGAGCGCGCCTTCACCGGTATCTACTGGGATAACAAGGCCAAGGGGATGTATCGCTGCGTCTGCTGCGGCAGCGAGCTGTTCAGCTCCGACACCAAATACGACTCGGGCAGCGGCTGGCCCAGCTTCTGGGAAGGGGTGAACCCCGAGGCGATCACCACACTCGAGGACCGCAGCCACGGCATGGTGCGCACCGAGATCAAGTGCGCCAAGTGCGATGCCCACCTGGGGCATGTGTTCAACGACGGCCCCAATCCCACCGGCCTGCGTTACTGCGTGAACTCGGCTTCGCTCAATTTCGAGCCCAAGTAG
- a CDS encoding phage holin family protein has protein sequence MSESSGNGREQRRRGLPLEAASRITGLVTSVMDLHVRIALKEVDREKRRLIIGLVLLGGGLAALLTALLAGEIALLCWLVLVKSWSWMAALGAFAVVNLVLSGVMLRIGGQLTKGPYLPETMAGLTKTTRALVGR, from the coding sequence ATGAGCGAGAGCAGCGGAAACGGCCGCGAGCAGCGCCGCCGGGGGCTGCCGCTGGAGGCGGCTTCACGCATCACGGGGTTGGTGACCTCCGTGATGGATCTGCATGTGCGCATCGCCCTCAAGGAGGTGGATCGGGAGAAGCGCCGCCTGATCATTGGCTTGGTGCTGCTCGGCGGTGGGTTGGCGGCTCTGCTCACGGCGCTGCTCGCTGGGGAGATTGCGCTGCTGTGCTGGCTGGTGTTGGTGAAGAGCTGGAGCTGGATGGCGGCGCTGGGGGCGTTTGCGGTGGTGAACCTGGTTCTGAGTGGGGTGATGCTGCGTATTGGCGGTCAGCTCACCAAGGGGCCTTACCTGCCGGAAACGATGGCTGGCCTCACGAAGACGACGCGGGCGCTGGTGGGGCGTTGA
- a CDS encoding DUF883 family protein: MDPNPAGDTTAEPQGPAPAVDTPAAAAHQFRDRFESLLPSIQREWPEVARHTLEATRGSFDTVVEVIARQTGRTSEGVKEQLLELVQVTGDQAHHLADSLRPLEEQLEQLLDDLNATLRPRIEKPVRERPLMALGIAAGVGVLLGVLLASGRRSA, encoded by the coding sequence ATGGATCCAAATCCCGCCGGCGACACCACCGCTGAGCCTCAGGGCCCCGCTCCAGCCGTGGACACTCCCGCGGCCGCGGCGCACCAGTTCCGCGATCGCTTCGAGAGCCTGCTGCCCTCCATTCAGCGGGAATGGCCTGAGGTGGCGCGGCACACCCTTGAGGCGACCCGCGGCAGTTTTGACACGGTGGTGGAGGTGATCGCCCGTCAGACGGGCCGCACCAGCGAGGGCGTGAAGGAGCAGTTGCTGGAGCTGGTGCAGGTAACGGGCGATCAGGCCCATCACCTCGCGGATTCACTGCGGCCCCTAGAGGAGCAGCTCGAGCAGTTGCTCGACGATCTCAATGCCACCCTGCGCCCCCGGATTGAGAAGCCTGTGCGTGAGAGGCCGCTGATGGCCCTCGGCATTGCCGCGGGTGTGGGGGTGTTGCTGGGTGTGCTGCTGGCCTCGGGCCGGCGTTCGGCATGA
- a CDS encoding cation:proton antiporter: MPQLFALLLGSTAEAARPALQAIPLEAQLLFIGVVFLGTLIISRFSIRIGIPAVLGVLVLGLMINIQGLDVGHTEVESVHTFALALLLFYAGLTTDIQAIRGFVEYGLILAIGGVAISTLVLGTAIFWLCSATGLTLAPGLNETMPIGAAFLVAACLGSTDAGATLSVLRQVQRLVPERVRHLLEFESSVNDPAALILYSICLSLFAVSHSQTEPLTGSMHGMVVDAFGDLLQKLGSGLLVGVGFGYIAKIIVNRFVVDKEQLLIVAMSLAFMDYGCAHFLDGSGYVAVYVTGVFMTNLHYKDPRFNHETIHRVLLPFNTMTEISIFLLFGLVVNPADLLPCLPAGLGTAAALMLLARPLSVACFQRFSPFNRRDSTLIAWCGLRGAVPLALSFQVSVAIPTLKGLDPAISTELSQNCQSIVFIAVMANLLIQGLSLPPICRWLNAPPAPASSS; the protein is encoded by the coding sequence ATGCCACAGCTCTTCGCGCTGCTTCTCGGCAGCACCGCTGAGGCAGCCAGGCCAGCGCTGCAGGCGATCCCCTTGGAAGCCCAGTTGCTGTTCATCGGCGTTGTGTTTCTGGGCACGTTGATCATCAGCCGCTTTTCGATTCGAATCGGCATTCCGGCAGTGCTTGGCGTGCTGGTTTTAGGGCTCATGATCAACATCCAGGGGCTCGATGTTGGCCACACCGAGGTGGAGAGCGTGCATACCTTTGCACTCGCACTGCTGCTGTTCTACGCCGGCCTCACCACCGACATCCAAGCAATTCGAGGCTTTGTGGAGTATGGATTGATCCTGGCCATTGGCGGCGTGGCCATTTCAACCTTGGTGCTGGGAACCGCCATTTTCTGGTTGTGCTCGGCCACCGGCCTCACCCTGGCCCCTGGCCTCAACGAAACCATGCCGATCGGCGCCGCTTTTCTGGTGGCGGCATGCCTGGGGTCAACCGATGCGGGAGCCACGCTGAGCGTTCTGCGCCAGGTGCAACGACTCGTACCCGAACGCGTTCGCCATCTCCTCGAGTTCGAGTCGTCGGTGAATGACCCCGCCGCACTCATCTTGTACAGCATTTGCCTGAGCCTATTTGCTGTGAGCCACAGCCAAACAGAGCCATTAACGGGCTCCATGCATGGCATGGTGGTGGACGCCTTCGGCGACCTGCTGCAAAAGCTCGGCTCAGGGCTACTGGTTGGCGTGGGGTTTGGCTACATCGCTAAAATCATTGTTAATCGCTTTGTCGTTGACAAAGAGCAGCTGCTGATCGTTGCGATGTCGCTGGCATTCATGGATTACGGCTGCGCCCACTTCCTCGACGGATCAGGGTACGTAGCGGTCTATGTGACAGGCGTGTTCATGACCAACCTGCACTACAAAGACCCCCGGTTCAATCACGAAACCATCCACAGGGTGCTTCTCCCCTTCAACACCATGACGGAGATCAGCATCTTCCTTCTATTCGGCCTGGTGGTGAATCCCGCCGATCTGTTGCCCTGCCTGCCTGCGGGTCTGGGCACCGCCGCCGCACTGATGCTGCTGGCTCGCCCCCTCAGCGTGGCCTGCTTCCAACGGTTCTCGCCGTTCAATCGGCGCGATTCAACCCTGATTGCCTGGTGCGGCCTGCGCGGTGCCGTTCCTTTGGCTCTGTCATTTCAAGTGAGTGTTGCGATCCCCACGCTCAAGGGGCTGGACCCAGCGATCAGCACCGAATTGTCGCAGAACTGTCAGAGCATCGTGTTCATCGCCGTGATGGCCAACCTGTTGATCCAGGGGCTATCCCTGCCCCCGATCTGCCGCTGGCTCAACGCCCCACCAGCGCCCGCGTCGTCTTCGTGA
- a CDS encoding PRC-barrel domain-containing protein, which yields MTSTPPGSDPTATPSDRLWLRSELMGTQVITRDSGRRLGVVGEVVVDIDRREVVALGLRDNPLTRFLPGLPRWMPLQSIRQVGDVILVDSADSLAEGFNPDRYSRVINCQVITEAGEQLGKVLGFSFDIETGELTTLVLGALGIPLLGEGVLSTWELTVEEIVSSGPDRIIVYEGAEEKLKQLGTGLLEKLGVGGPSWEEEERERYRLNMVPVENQLAAGQPSVQEQQRRIEPATSRRFESDEDYDYVEVEQRREREPLRQRRYLDEEPMEAAPRRHYDEEPPTRRRYVRDEGPVDVEPMDPRDADRW from the coding sequence ATGACAAGCACACCTCCCGGCAGCGACCCGACCGCCACACCCAGTGATCGCCTCTGGCTGCGTTCGGAGCTGATGGGCACCCAGGTGATCACCCGCGACTCCGGCCGCCGGCTGGGTGTGGTGGGCGAAGTGGTCGTGGATATCGACCGGCGTGAGGTGGTGGCGCTGGGCCTACGCGACAACCCACTCACCCGCTTCCTTCCGGGCTTGCCGCGCTGGATGCCGCTGCAAAGCATCCGTCAGGTGGGCGACGTGATCCTGGTGGATTCCGCCGATTCGCTGGCGGAGGGGTTCAACCCCGATCGTTATTCCCGCGTGATCAACTGCCAGGTGATCACCGAAGCGGGCGAGCAGCTGGGCAAGGTGCTCGGCTTCAGCTTCGATATCGAAACGGGTGAACTCACCACCCTGGTGCTGGGCGCGCTGGGCATTCCCCTGCTCGGCGAAGGCGTGCTGAGCACCTGGGAGCTCACGGTGGAGGAAATCGTGAGCAGCGGCCCCGACCGAATCATCGTGTACGAGGGCGCCGAAGAGAAGCTCAAACAGCTGGGCACGGGCCTGCTGGAGAAGCTGGGCGTGGGCGGTCCCAGCTGGGAGGAAGAGGAGCGCGAGCGCTATCGCCTCAACATGGTGCCGGTGGAAAACCAGCTAGCCGCCGGGCAGCCATCGGTGCAGGAGCAACAGCGCCGCATCGAGCCCGCCACCAGCCGCCGCTTCGAGAGCGACGAGGACTACGACTACGTGGAAGTGGAGCAACGCCGCGAGCGCGAACCGCTGCGCCAGCGCCGCTACCTCGATGAGGAACCGATGGAGGCCGCACCGCGGCGTCACTACGACGAGGAGCCACCCACCCGCCGCCGCTACGTGCGCGATGAGGGGCCCGTCGATGTGGAACCGATGGACCCCCGCGATGCCGATCGCTGGTAA
- a CDS encoding class I SAM-dependent RNA methyltransferase, with protein MTEQQLIQCTAVLPPGLEACGAEELSELGATGVKALHRAVGFRIDLAGFYRLQLQARLPFRVLRQLAVFPCRNREELYAGVQRAADWEQWLPPELSFRVDASGSLPGLTHSHYSALQVKNALVDWQRQRWGERSSVDLDDPDLSIHVHLGGGQARLSVDGSGESLHRRGYRPRMGLAPLKENLAAGLIRLTGWDGHLPLADPLCGSGTLLIEAACMALGRAPGMEHRFALERWPDFDGRLWSQALEQASQAERDQLADGTPLAPVVGLELDGAVVDQARSNAEAAGVGNAVSLQCGDFRSFDPPAGPGVVVCNPPYGERIGERDELEQLYADLGQMVKERCSGWDFWLLSGNPELTGALRMKASRRIPVSNGGIDCRWLHYAIR; from the coding sequence ATGACCGAACAGCAGCTGATCCAGTGCACCGCGGTGCTGCCTCCAGGGCTGGAGGCCTGCGGCGCCGAGGAGCTGAGTGAGCTCGGCGCCACCGGGGTGAAGGCGCTGCATCGCGCCGTGGGCTTTCGCATCGATCTGGCCGGCTTCTACCGGCTGCAACTGCAAGCCCGGCTGCCCTTCCGGGTGCTGCGCCAGCTGGCGGTGTTTCCCTGCCGCAACCGCGAGGAGCTTTACGCCGGCGTGCAGCGCGCCGCCGACTGGGAACAGTGGCTGCCTCCAGAGCTCAGCTTCCGCGTGGATGCCAGCGGCAGCCTGCCGGGCCTCACCCACAGCCACTACAGCGCACTCCAGGTGAAAAACGCCCTGGTGGATTGGCAACGGCAGCGCTGGGGCGAGCGCTCGTCTGTGGATCTGGACGACCCCGATCTCTCCATCCATGTGCACCTTGGGGGCGGGCAAGCGCGGCTGAGCGTGGATGGCAGCGGTGAGAGCCTGCACCGGCGCGGTTACCGCCCGCGCATGGGCCTGGCACCGCTGAAAGAAAACCTGGCTGCCGGATTGATCCGGCTCACCGGCTGGGATGGCCATCTGCCGCTGGCCGATCCGCTTTGCGGTTCAGGCACCTTGCTGATCGAAGCGGCCTGCATGGCCCTGGGCCGCGCCCCGGGCATGGAGCATCGCTTTGCCCTGGAGCGTTGGCCCGACTTCGATGGCCGGCTGTGGAGCCAAGCGCTGGAGCAAGCCAGCCAAGCAGAGCGCGATCAGCTGGCCGATGGCACGCCATTGGCCCCCGTCGTGGGCCTGGAACTCGATGGCGCAGTGGTCGATCAGGCCCGCAGCAATGCCGAAGCCGCTGGCGTGGGCAACGCGGTGAGCCTCCAGTGCGGCGACTTCCGCAGCTTCGATCCGCCTGCTGGCCCTGGCGTGGTGGTGTGCAATCCCCCCTATGGCGAACGCATCGGCGAGCGCGATGAGCTGGAGCAGCTCTATGCCGACCTGGGGCAGATGGTGAAGGAGCGCTGCAGCGGCTGGGATTTCTGGCTGCTCAGCGGCAACCCGGAGCTCACAGGTGCCTTGCGGATGAAAGCCAGCCGGCGCATTCCGGTGAGCAACGGCGGCATTGATTGCCGCTGGCTGCACTACGCCATCCGATAA